The following proteins come from a genomic window of Finegoldia magna ATCC 29328:
- a CDS encoding sensor histidine kinase encodes MPNVYLEKKIESAENIASSVHDSFIKNKNYNNLNEIAKEGMYSYFIPKGKDKVVFSGLRFNLSMTIKNENIKNLLRSLETDEFKEINSKNSERLINPLIKEAKKELEKYVIIDSYSNINNVSKDTFSIKRKNNSILIKAESKTKDSIATNLILISKHSEGTYVSIYPYIFNSISDIKSTVISAFPVIFLLIVMIVFLLNKIYSKSITQPILKMNNFTKVSKNQKNAKYDLEIHTNDEIEELSNNLKLLYETLTENYKILEKNTKKKEIFIKSTSHELKTPLQTAILLNDSMIEKIGKYEDTDKYLPELRKKLYQIQILIDDLLFMNKIDENPIMENLKLSEIMKESVKNHHDLIAEKNLKVTIKGEKSDIVDYDHFRIIFDNLLKNAIEYTDFGGNICCDFNDVIEISNNPTTVDKNLLNKITHPFVSSTKNKSKGIGMYIVENLLEDMNYKIKIVYSNETFTVKILKTN; translated from the coding sequence ATGCCCAATGTATACTTAGAAAAAAAAATAGAATCAGCAGAGAATATTGCATCATCAGTTCATGATTCATTTATAAAAAACAAAAATTACAATAATCTAAATGAAATCGCAAAAGAGGGTATGTATTCATATTTTATTCCTAAAGGAAAAGATAAAGTTGTGTTTTCAGGTCTGCGATTTAATTTAAGTATGACAATTAAAAATGAAAATATAAAAAATCTTTTACGCTCTCTTGAAACCGATGAGTTCAAAGAGATAAATTCTAAAAATTCTGAAAGATTAATAAACCCTTTAATAAAAGAAGCAAAAAAAGAACTAGAAAAATACGTTATAATTGATAGTTACAGTAATATCAATAATGTATCAAAAGACACTTTTAGTATTAAAAGAAAGAATAATTCAATACTAATTAAAGCAGAGTCCAAAACAAAAGATTCTATCGCTACTAATCTTATTTTAATATCAAAACATTCTGAAGGAACTTATGTTTCTATATATCCTTATATATTTAACAGCATTTCCGATATAAAATCTACTGTGATTTCTGCATTTCCTGTGATTTTCTTGCTTATAGTAATGATAGTGTTCTTACTAAATAAAATCTACTCAAAATCAATAACACAACCAATTCTAAAGATGAATAATTTCACTAAAGTATCCAAAAACCAAAAAAACGCCAAATATGATTTGGAAATTCATACTAACGATGAGATCGAAGAACTTTCTAATAACTTGAAATTACTGTACGAAACACTAACTGAGAATTATAAAATATTAGAAAAAAACACGAAGAAAAAAGAAATCTTCATCAAATCTACATCTCACGAATTGAAGACACCTCTTCAAACTGCTATTTTATTGAATGATAGTATGATTGAAAAAATAGGAAAATACGAAGATACCGACAAGTACTTGCCAGAACTTAGGAAAAAATTATACCAAATTCAAATTCTAATAGATGATTTATTATTCATGAATAAAATTGATGAAAATCCGATAATGGAAAATTTGAAATTATCAGAGATAATGAAAGAATCCGTTAAAAATCATCATGATTTAATAGCTGAGAAAAATTTGAAAGTAACGATTAAAGGAGAAAAATCCGACATAGTAGATTATGACCATTTCAGAATAATTTTTGATAACTTACTAAAAAACGCAATAGAATACACAGATTTCGGAGGAAACATATGCTGCGATTTTAATGATGTTATTGAGATTTCAAACAATCCTACAACTGTAGATAAAAATCTTTTAAATAAAATCACACACCCTTTCGTATCATCCACAAAAAATAAATCTAAAGGAATTGGAATGTATATCGTCGAAAACTTACTTGAAGATATGAATTATAAAATTAAAATAGTGTATTCAAACGAAACATTCACTGTGAAAATTTTAAAAACCAATTAA
- a CDS encoding M42 family metallopeptidase, translating to MENLDFLQEILMTSSPSGDTKVVMEKVRKKFEELGKVEINFTNKGAMVVTLRGETDEKQSTFAAHVDTLGLMVKEIKPNGRLKTFLVGGYAYNSVENEYVTISTMSGKKYTGTCLNDKQSVHVYGPEAKSNERTAKTMEIRIDEKVESAEDVKKLGINVGDFIYLDSRTQLTESGFVKSRHLDDKACVYVLYETVRYFVENNITPKHTLNFFISNYEEVGHGACYGIPEETDEFIVVDMAAPGDGQTSSEFKTTICAADSSGPYDLELKERLVRICEENNIPHAVDIYPFYSSDGSAALEAGYNLRVALIGPGVDASHAMERTHQEGLQASIDLCIKYIEDKK from the coding sequence ATGGAAAATTTAGATTTTTTACAAGAAATTTTAATGACTTCTTCTCCATCTGGCGACACTAAAGTCGTTATGGAAAAAGTTAGAAAAAAATTCGAAGAATTAGGAAAAGTTGAAATCAACTTCACTAACAAAGGTGCAATGGTTGTTACTCTTAGAGGAGAAACTGACGAAAAACAATCTACATTCGCAGCTCACGTGGATACATTGGGATTAATGGTTAAAGAAATCAAACCTAATGGAAGATTAAAAACATTCTTAGTTGGTGGTTATGCATACAACTCTGTTGAAAATGAATACGTAACTATCTCTACAATGTCTGGCAAAAAATACACTGGAACATGCTTAAACGACAAACAATCAGTTCACGTTTACGGTCCAGAAGCTAAAAGCAACGAAAGAACTGCCAAGACTATGGAAATCAGAATCGACGAAAAGGTAGAATCAGCCGAAGATGTAAAAAAACTTGGAATCAACGTTGGCGATTTCATCTATTTGGATTCAAGAACACAATTAACAGAAAGTGGATTCGTAAAATCAAGACACTTAGATGACAAAGCTTGCGTATACGTATTGTACGAAACAGTTAGATATTTTGTAGAAAACAACATCACTCCAAAACACACACTTAACTTCTTCATCTCAAACTACGAAGAAGTTGGCCACGGTGCATGCTACGGAATTCCAGAAGAAACTGACGAATTCATCGTTGTTGACATGGCTGCTCCTGGAGATGGACAAACATCTTCTGAATTTAAAACAACTATCTGTGCAGCAGATTCTTCAGGCCCTTACGATTTGGAATTAAAAGAAAGATTGGTTAGAATTTGTGAAGAAAATAATATTCCTCACGCAGTTGACATCTACCCATTCTACAGTTCAGACGGATCAGCAGCATTAGAGGCAGGATATAATTTGAGAGTTGCTTTGATTGGCCCTGGAGTTGATGCATCACACGCAATGGAAAGAACTCACCAAGAAGGATTACAAGCATCTATCGATTTATGTATAAAATACATCGAAGACAAGAAATAA